The following coding sequences lie in one Labrus bergylta chromosome 13, fLabBer1.1, whole genome shotgun sequence genomic window:
- the rpgra gene encoding X-linked retinitis pigmentosa GTPase regulator gives MTGQRDEDIPETGAIFTFGKSSFADNVPGQFWLKNDHPVQVSCGGEHTAVITENGRLLMFGDNTWGQLGHGLKPAANKPATVKALKNEKVKLVACGRDHTIVCTGRGNVYGAGSNQDGQLGLGHCNNSTSFHLLHPFCDHAPIKMLSAGCNTSAALTEDGRLFMWGDNSTGQIGLGDEGFVAEPREVDVGEDVMWVSCGYHHSAFITVTGDLYTFGETEHGRLGLQEEQLANHRVPQRVQGILGRVIKVSCGGEHTVALTEESVYTFGRGQHGQLGHGTFQFEADLPKTLEHFYDSSIKHIACGENHTAVITDDGLLYTFGDGRHGKLGIGEENFFNRFSPTLCTRFLKYNVQSVSCGGNHMLVLAALRPPESREDDLEKDVTNSENFWESRYTDILLLETLIDPNTLVPRPAVTARARHREKVRTYTLLF, from the exons ATGACGGGACAGAGAGATGAGGACATACCTG AAACAGGAGCCATCTTCACCTTTGGAAAGAGCAGCTTTGCTGACAATGTGCCTGGTCAATTCTGGTTGAAAAATGATCATCCAGTGCAAGTGTCCTGTGGAGGAGAGCACACTGCTGTCATCACAG AAAATGGCAGGCTGCTGATGTTTGGTGATAACACTTGGGGCCAACTTGGGCATGGATTGAAGCCTGCTGCCAACAAACCTGCCACAGTGAAAG CCTTAAAGAATGAGAAGGTGAAGCTTGTAGCTTGTGGGAGAGATCACACAATTGTCTGCACAG ggCGTGGAAACGTCTATGGAGCTGGCAGTAACCAGGACGGTCAGCTGGGTTTGGGTCACTGCAATAACTCGACATCCTTTCACTTGCTGCATCCCTTCTGTGACCACGCACCAATCAAAATGCTCTCTGCAGGATGCAATACCTCAGCTGCCTTAACAG aGGACGGAAGGCTGTTCATGTGGGGAGACAACTCTACGGGTCAGATCGGTTTAGGAGATGAGGGGTTCGTAGCAGAACCCCGAGAGGTGGATGTAGGGGAAGACGTGATGTGGGTCTCCTGTGGGTACCACCACTCAGCGTTTATCACAG TGACTGGAGATCTCTACACGTTTGGAGAGACTGAGCATGGAAGGCTCGGTCTCCAGGAGGAGCAGCTGGCCAATCACAGAGTCCCTCAGAGGGTGCAAGGGATTCTGGGCCGTGTGATCAAGGTGTCCTGTGGAGGGGAGCACACTGTGGCACTCACAG AGGAGAGCGTGTACACATTCGGGAGGGGTCAGCACGGTCAGCTGGGCCACGGAACGTTTCAGTTTGAAGCCGATTTGCCAAAAACACTCGAGCACTTTTATGACAGTAGCATCAAGCACATCGCCTGTGGAGAGAACCACACCGCTGTCATCACAG ACGATGGGCTCCTCTACACGTTTGGTGATGGTCGACATGGAAAACTGGGGATAGGAGAGGAGAACTTTTTCAACCGGTTCAGCCCGACACTCTGCACACGCTTCCTCAAGTACAACGTTCAGTCA GTTTCCTGTGGTGGTAACCACATGTTGGTACTGGCCGCACTCAGACCGCCAGAGAGCCGAGAGGACGACCTGGAGAAGGACGTCACAAATTCAGAGAACTTCTGGGAGTCGAGATACACAGATATTCTCCTTCTTGAGACTTTGATTGACCCTAATACACTCGTCCCACGTCCAGCCGTCACTGCTCGAGCCCGCCACCGAGAAAAAGTAAGAACCTacactttgcttttttaa